One stretch of Streptomyces sp. MMBL 11-1 DNA includes these proteins:
- a CDS encoding GntR family transcriptional regulator yields the protein MTPPVVHSLREQIREHIVEGIVSGRWKPGERIVERRIATELEVSQTPVREALRELETLRLIESAPNKGVRVRNLTAADLEESYPVRAGLEQIAAELAAPRLGRDCSALAPHVAALYEADRLADGEAQVRHTVGFHRELVRAAGNAVLLHTWEGLGIEVFTALSIRWLGTVQKSYAEEHQALIDAFLAEDPAIGALVKAHVLGCAPRA from the coding sequence ATGACCCCGCCCGTCGTCCACTCGCTGCGCGAACAGATCCGCGAGCACATCGTGGAGGGGATCGTCAGCGGGCGCTGGAAGCCGGGTGAGCGGATCGTGGAGCGCCGCATCGCCACCGAGCTGGAGGTCAGCCAGACGCCCGTGCGCGAGGCGCTGCGCGAGCTGGAGACGCTCCGGCTGATCGAGTCGGCCCCCAACAAGGGCGTCCGCGTCCGCAACCTCACCGCGGCCGACCTGGAGGAGAGCTACCCGGTCCGGGCCGGCCTGGAGCAGATCGCGGCGGAGCTGGCGGCCCCGCGGCTCGGCCGGGACTGCTCGGCGCTGGCCCCGCACGTGGCCGCGCTGTACGAGGCGGACCGGCTGGCCGACGGCGAGGCGCAGGTGCGGCACACGGTCGGCTTCCACCGGGAGCTGGTGCGGGCCGCCGGGAACGCGGTGCTGCTGCACACCTGGGAGGGGCTGGGCATCGAGGTGTTCACGGCCCTGTCGATCCGCTGGCTAGGCACGGTGCAGAAGTCGTACGCGGAGGAGCACCAGGCACTCATCGACGCGTTCCTCGCCGAGGACCCGGCGATCGGGGCCCTGGTGAAGGCGCATGTGCTGGGCTGCGCGCCCCGTGCCTGA
- a CDS encoding leucyl aminopeptidase — MTALTLSTAGAATLRADALVVGVAKGTGPKSGPVLAPGSEAVDKAFGGKLAAVLATLGATGAEGELTKLPAASGLKAPVVVAVGLGPVPDKEDAYDAEALRRAAGTAARALHGSKKAGFALPAASVEDAAAVAEGALLGAYAFTAYQGGENKLAPKDAKSKDSGPKLPLAEVALLGAKPRDKAYKAAVERALALVEEINRARDLINTPPNDLYPESFAAVATAAGKEHGVKVQVLDEKALVKGGYGGILGVGQGAERGPRLVKLAYTHPKAEKTLALVGKGITYDSGGISLKPAGHNETMKCDMAGAAAVFAAVVTAARLGLKVNVTGWLALAENMPSGNATRPGDVLRMYSGKTVEVLNTDAEGRLVLADALTRASEEKPDAIVDVATLTGAMVLALGNRTFGVMANDDAFRTSIHEIAEEVGEPSWPMPLPADLRKGMDSPTADIANMGERMGGGLVAGLFLKEFVGEGIAWAHLDIAGPAFHEGAPYGYTPKGGTGSAVRTLVRLAERTAAGDLG, encoded by the coding sequence GTGACTGCTCTCACTCTCAGCACTGCCGGTGCGGCGACGCTGCGCGCCGACGCACTCGTCGTCGGCGTCGCCAAGGGCACCGGGCCGAAGTCGGGTCCGGTCCTCGCACCGGGCTCCGAGGCCGTGGACAAGGCGTTCGGCGGAAAGCTCGCCGCCGTCCTCGCGACCCTGGGCGCCACCGGTGCCGAGGGCGAACTGACCAAGCTGCCCGCCGCGTCCGGCCTCAAGGCCCCGGTCGTCGTCGCGGTCGGTCTCGGTCCGGTCCCGGACAAGGAGGACGCCTACGACGCCGAGGCGCTGCGCCGCGCGGCGGGCACCGCGGCCCGTGCGCTGCACGGCTCCAAGAAGGCCGGCTTCGCGCTGCCCGCCGCCTCCGTCGAGGACGCCGCCGCCGTCGCCGAGGGCGCGCTCCTGGGCGCGTACGCCTTCACCGCCTACCAGGGCGGCGAGAACAAGCTGGCCCCCAAGGACGCGAAGTCCAAGGACAGTGGCCCGAAACTGCCGCTCGCCGAGGTGGCTCTGCTCGGCGCCAAGCCGCGCGACAAGGCCTACAAGGCGGCCGTCGAGCGCGCCCTGGCCCTGGTCGAGGAGATCAACCGGGCCCGCGACCTGATCAACACCCCGCCGAACGACCTGTACCCGGAGTCCTTCGCCGCCGTGGCCACCGCCGCGGGCAAGGAGCACGGCGTCAAGGTCCAGGTCCTCGACGAGAAGGCCCTCGTCAAGGGCGGCTACGGCGGCATCCTCGGCGTCGGCCAGGGCGCCGAGCGCGGCCCGCGCCTCGTGAAGCTCGCCTACACGCACCCGAAGGCGGAGAAGACCCTGGCCCTGGTGGGCAAGGGCATCACCTACGACTCGGGCGGCATCTCGCTCAAGCCGGCCGGCCACAACGAGACGATGAAGTGCGACATGGCCGGCGCCGCCGCCGTGTTCGCCGCCGTCGTCACGGCCGCCCGCCTGGGCCTGAAGGTCAACGTCACCGGCTGGCTGGCGCTGGCCGAGAACATGCCCTCCGGCAACGCCACCCGCCCCGGTGACGTGCTCCGCATGTACAGCGGCAAGACCGTCGAGGTGCTCAACACCGACGCCGAGGGCCGCCTCGTCCTGGCCGACGCGCTGACCCGCGCGTCGGAGGAGAAGCCGGACGCGATCGTCGACGTGGCGACCCTGACCGGCGCGATGGTGCTGGCGCTCGGCAACCGCACCTTCGGTGTGATGGCCAACGACGACGCCTTCCGCACGTCGATCCACGAGATCGCCGAGGAGGTCGGCGAGCCGTCCTGGCCGATGCCGCTCCCCGCCGACCTGCGCAAGGGCATGGACTCCCCCACCGCCGACATCGCCAACATGGGCGAGCGCATGGGCGGCGGCCTGGTGGCCGGTCTGTTCCTGAAGGAGTTCGTGGGCGAGGGCATCGCCTGGGCGCACCTGGACATCGCGGGCCCGGCCTTCCACGAGGGCGCGCCGTACGGCTACACGCCCAAGGGCGGCACCGGCTCCGCGGTCCGCACCCTGGTGCGGCTCGCCGAGCGCACCGCCGCGGGCGACCTCGGCTGA
- the lpdA gene encoding dihydrolipoyl dehydrogenase, with amino-acid sequence MANDASTVFDLVILGGGSGGYAAALRGAQLGLDVALIEKGKVGGTCLHNGCIPTKALLHAGEIADQARESAQFGVKATFEGIDMEAVNKYKDEVISGLYKGLQGLIASRKVHYIEGEGKLSSPTSVDVNGQRVQGRHVLLATGSVPKSLPGLEIDGNRIISSDHALKMDRVPKSAIVLGGGVIGVEFASAWKSFGTEVTIVEGLKHLVPVEDENSSKLLERAFRKRGIKFNLGTFFDKAEYTEDGVRVTLADGKTFEAELLLVAIGRGPVSQGLGYEEQGVAMDRGYVLVDEYMQTNVPTISAVGDLVPTLQLAHVGFAEGILVAERLAGLKTVPVDYDGVPKVTYCHPEVASVGITEAKAKEIYGADKVVALKYNLAGNGKSKILKTAGEIKLVQVKDGAVVGVHMVGDRMGEQVGEAQLIYNWEALPSEVAQLIHAHPTQNEAMGEAHLALAGKPLHAHD; translated from the coding sequence GTGGCGAACGACGCCAGCACCGTTTTCGACCTAGTGATCCTCGGCGGTGGCAGTGGCGGTTACGCCGCGGCCCTGCGCGGAGCGCAGCTGGGCCTGGACGTCGCCCTGATCGAGAAGGGCAAGGTCGGCGGCACCTGCCTGCACAACGGCTGCATTCCCACCAAGGCGCTGCTGCACGCGGGCGAGATCGCGGACCAGGCCCGCGAGTCGGCCCAGTTCGGCGTGAAGGCGACCTTCGAGGGCATCGACATGGAGGCCGTCAACAAGTACAAGGACGAGGTGATCTCGGGCCTGTACAAGGGTCTCCAGGGACTCATCGCCTCGCGCAAGGTCCACTACATCGAGGGTGAGGGCAAGCTGTCCTCCCCCACCTCGGTGGACGTGAACGGCCAGCGTGTCCAGGGCCGCCACGTGCTGCTGGCGACCGGCTCCGTGCCGAAGTCGCTGCCCGGCCTGGAGATCGACGGCAACCGGATCATCTCCTCGGACCACGCGCTGAAGATGGACCGCGTCCCGAAGTCCGCGATCGTGCTGGGCGGCGGCGTCATCGGCGTCGAGTTCGCCTCGGCGTGGAAGTCCTTCGGCACCGAGGTCACCATCGTCGAGGGCCTCAAGCACCTCGTCCCGGTCGAGGACGAGAACAGCTCCAAGCTTCTTGAGCGCGCGTTCCGCAAGCGCGGCATCAAGTTCAACCTCGGCACCTTCTTCGACAAGGCCGAGTACACCGAGGACGGCGTCCGCGTGACGCTCGCCGACGGCAAGACCTTCGAGGCGGAGCTGCTGCTCGTCGCCATCGGCCGCGGCCCGGTCTCGCAGGGCCTTGGCTACGAGGAGCAGGGCGTCGCGATGGACCGCGGCTATGTCCTGGTCGACGAGTACATGCAGACCAACGTCCCGACGATCTCGGCCGTGGGCGACCTCGTCCCGACCCTCCAGCTCGCCCACGTCGGCTTCGCCGAGGGCATCCTGGTGGCGGAGCGGCTGGCCGGTCTGAAGACCGTCCCGGTCGACTACGACGGCGTGCCCAAGGTGACGTACTGCCACCCCGAGGTCGCCTCCGTCGGCATCACCGAGGCCAAGGCCAAGGAGATCTACGGCGCGGACAAGGTCGTCGCCCTCAAGTACAACCTCGCGGGCAACGGCAAGAGCAAGATCCTCAAGACCGCGGGCGAGATCAAGCTCGTCCAGGTCAAGGACGGCGCCGTGGTCGGCGTCCACATGGTGGGCGACCGCATGGGCGAGCAGGTCGGCGAAGCCCAGCTGATCTACAACTGGGAAGCGCTGCCCTCCGAGGTCGCCCAGCTCATCCACGCACACCCGACGCAGAACGAGGCGATGGGCGAGGCTCACCTGGCGCTGGCCGGCAAGCCTCTCCACGCCCACGACTGA
- the sucB gene encoding 2-oxoglutarate dehydrogenase, E2 component, dihydrolipoamide succinyltransferase codes for MSVSVTLPALGESVTEGTVTRWLKAEGERVEADEPLLEVSTDKVDTEIPAPASGVLSSIKVAEDETVEVGAELAVIDDGSGAPAEAEAPAAEPASTPAPQAEEAPTAPSTETEAPAQAPTAEATTGGSSAEGTDVTLPALGESVTEGTVTRWLKEVGEEVAEDEPLLEVSTDKVDTEIPAPVAGVLLEIVVGEDETAEVGAKLAVIGAPGAAPAAAPAQPAAPAQEAPKAEAPKAEAPKAEAPKQEAPAAPAPAPAAPAAPAPAPAAPAAPAPAQPAPAAPAPAAPAAPSGDDGAYVTPLVRKLASENNVDLGSVKGTGVGGRIRKQDVVAAAEAAKAAAAAPAPAAAAPAAAKAPKLEASPLRGQTVKMTRMRKVIGENMMKALHSQAQLTSVLEVDITKLMKLRNQAKASFAAREGVKLSPMPFFVKAAAQALKAHPVINARINEDEGTITYFDSENIGIAVDAEKGLMTPVIKGAGDLNIAGISKKTAELAGKARGGGLTPDDMSGATFTISNTGSRGALFDTVIVPPNQAAILGIGATVRRPVVIDHPDLGETIAVRDMTYLSLSYDHRLVDGADAARYLTSVKAILEAGEFEVELGL; via the coding sequence ATGTCGGTTTCCGTAACCCTTCCGGCGCTCGGCGAGAGCGTCACCGAGGGCACTGTCACCCGTTGGCTGAAGGCCGAGGGCGAGCGTGTCGAGGCCGACGAGCCGTTGCTCGAGGTCTCGACCGACAAGGTCGACACCGAGATCCCGGCCCCCGCGTCCGGTGTTCTGTCCTCCATCAAGGTCGCCGAGGACGAGACCGTCGAGGTCGGCGCCGAGCTGGCCGTCATCGACGACGGCTCGGGCGCTCCGGCCGAGGCCGAGGCCCCCGCCGCCGAGCCCGCCTCCACCCCGGCCCCGCAGGCCGAGGAGGCGCCCACCGCCCCGTCGACCGAGACCGAGGCTCCGGCCCAGGCCCCGACCGCCGAGGCGACCACCGGCGGTTCGTCCGCCGAGGGCACCGACGTCACCCTTCCGGCGCTCGGCGAGAGCGTCACCGAGGGCACCGTCACCCGCTGGCTCAAGGAGGTCGGCGAGGAGGTGGCCGAGGACGAGCCGCTGCTGGAGGTCTCCACGGACAAGGTCGACACCGAGATCCCCGCCCCGGTCGCCGGTGTGCTGCTGGAGATCGTGGTCGGCGAGGACGAGACCGCCGAGGTCGGCGCGAAGCTCGCCGTCATCGGCGCCCCGGGCGCTGCCCCGGCCGCCGCTCCGGCGCAGCCCGCCGCCCCGGCGCAGGAGGCCCCGAAGGCCGAGGCGCCGAAGGCCGAGGCGCCGAAGGCCGAGGCGCCGAAGCAGGAGGCCCCCGCGGCTCCCGCCCCGGCCCCCGCGGCTCCGGCCGCTCCGGCCCCGGCCCCCGCGGCTCCCGCCGCTCCGGCTCCGGCGCAGCCCGCCCCCGCCGCCCCGGCACCGGCCGCCCCGGCCGCGCCCTCCGGTGACGACGGCGCGTACGTCACGCCGCTGGTCCGCAAGCTCGCGTCCGAGAACAACGTGGACCTGGGCTCGGTCAAGGGCACCGGCGTCGGTGGCCGTATCCGCAAGCAGGACGTCGTCGCCGCCGCGGAGGCCGCCAAGGCCGCCGCGGCCGCTCCGGCCCCGGCAGCCGCCGCTCCGGCGGCCGCCAAGGCGCCGAAGCTGGAGGCGTCCCCGCTGCGCGGTCAGACGGTCAAGATGACCCGCATGCGCAAGGTCATCGGCGAGAACATGATGAAGGCGCTGCACTCGCAGGCCCAGCTGACCTCGGTCCTCGAGGTCGACATCACCAAGCTGATGAAGCTGCGCAACCAGGCGAAGGCCTCCTTCGCCGCCCGTGAGGGCGTCAAGCTGTCCCCGATGCCGTTCTTCGTGAAGGCGGCGGCCCAGGCGCTGAAGGCCCACCCGGTCATCAACGCCCGGATCAACGAGGACGAGGGCACCATCACGTACTTCGACTCGGAGAACATCGGCATCGCCGTGGACGCCGAGAAGGGTCTGATGACCCCGGTCATCAAGGGTGCGGGCGACCTGAACATCGCCGGCATCTCCAAGAAGACCGCGGAGCTCGCGGGCAAGGCGCGCGGTGGCGGCCTGACGCCGGACGACATGTCCGGCGCCACCTTCACCATCAGCAACACCGGTTCGCGCGGCGCCCTGTTCGACACGGTCATCGTGCCGCCGAACCAGGCCGCCATCCTGGGCATCGGCGCCACGGTCCGCCGCCCGGTGGTCATCGACCACCCGGACCTCGGCGAGACGATCGCGGTGCGCGACATGACGTACCTCTCGCTCTCCTACGACCACCGTCTGGTGGACGGCGCGGACGCCGCCCGCTACCTGACGTCGGTCAAGGCGATCCTGGAGGCCGGTGAGTTCGAGGTCGAGCTCGGCCTCTGA
- a CDS encoding adenosylcobinamide-GDP ribazoletransferase — protein sequence MTSLNSHGIRFAFGTLTVLPVRVTRWDRATARSGMLCAPLAGLVVGLLAGALGSLSSLAGSGPLLAAVASVAVPAALTRGLHLDGLADTADGLGSGKPAADALRIMKQSDIGPFGVITLLLVLLAQVAVLFELYGEGWAHGAVGAAVAGVAARLALTLASRQGVPAARPEGLGAVVASTVPGGRALLVAVVTVALCAAAGALLGPYGALRHALAVLGALAAAELLLRHCVRRFGGVTGDVFGGVEETAATAALVALALGT from the coding sequence GTGACCTCCCTGAACAGCCACGGCATACGTTTCGCCTTCGGCACCCTGACCGTGCTGCCCGTCCGCGTGACCCGCTGGGACCGCGCGACCGCCCGCTCCGGCATGCTCTGCGCCCCGCTGGCCGGGCTCGTCGTGGGGCTGCTCGCCGGGGCCCTCGGCTCGCTGTCGTCGCTGGCAGGCTCGGGGCCGCTGCTCGCGGCGGTCGCCTCCGTCGCGGTCCCCGCCGCTCTCACCCGGGGGCTGCACCTGGACGGCCTGGCGGACACGGCGGACGGCCTCGGCAGCGGGAAGCCGGCCGCCGACGCGCTGCGGATCATGAAGCAGTCCGACATTGGGCCGTTCGGTGTCATCACGCTGCTCCTGGTGCTGCTGGCCCAGGTCGCCGTCCTCTTCGAGCTGTACGGGGAGGGCTGGGCGCACGGGGCCGTCGGGGCCGCCGTCGCGGGCGTCGCCGCCCGTCTCGCGCTGACCCTGGCATCCCGTCAGGGCGTCCCGGCGGCCCGGCCGGAGGGGCTCGGCGCGGTGGTGGCGTCCACGGTCCCGGGTGGGCGGGCGCTGCTGGTGGCGGTGGTGACGGTGGCGCTGTGCGCGGCGGCGGGCGCGCTGCTGGGCCCGTACGGGGCGCTGCGCCACGCGCTCGCGGTGCTCGGTGCGCTCGCCGCCGCCGAACTGCTGCTGCGGCACTGCGTGCGGCGGTTCGGCGGGGTCACCGGGGACGTCTTCGGGGGCGTCGAGGAGACCGCGGCGACGGCGGCCCTGGTGGCGCTGGCGCTCGGGACCTGA